A single Apostichopus japonicus isolate 1M-3 chromosome 11, ASM3797524v1, whole genome shotgun sequence DNA region contains:
- the LOC139976518 gene encoding inhibitor of growth protein 4-like codes for MANALYLEQYLDSIENLPFELQRNFTLMRDLDQRTQDLASEIDGESADYLKNVKNLNPEQRASRLTKINAAFAKSREYGDDKVQLAMQTYEMVDKHIRRLDAELQRFEEELKERHLEQQQASAGGFDDGTRDKKKKAGREKKLKNARGRPPDDETPRQKKKMKGAAAASVDPPPMPITPILSVASVINGPSDVLDMPVDPNEPTYCLCHQVSYGEMIGCDNPDCPIEWFHFACVGLATKPKGKWFCPKCMQDRKKK; via the exons ATGGCAAACGCACTTTACTTGGAACAATATCTTGATA GTATAGAAAATCTTCCATTTGAACTGCAGAGGAACTTCACTCTTATGAGAGATTTAGATCAAAGAACACAGG ATCTTGCCTCAGAAATTGATGGAGAATCTGCCGATTATCTTAAGAATGTAAAAAATTTAAATCCAGAGCAGAGAGCCTCCAGGCTGACAAAGATCAATGCAGCTTTTGCCAAAAGCCGAGAGTATGGAGATGATAAAGTACAACTTGCTATGCAAACTTATGAAATG GTGGATAAACATATAAGAAGACTAGATGCAGAACTACAGAGATTTGAAGAGGAATTGAAAGAAAGACATCTAGAACAACAGCAGGCCAGTGCTGGTGGTTTTGATGATGGTACTAGAGATAAGA AAAAGAAAGCTGGAAGGGAGAAGAAACTGAAGAATGCGAGAGGGCGACCTCCAGATGACGAGACTCCCagacagaagaagaagatgaagggAGCTGCGGCCGCCTCTGTCGATCCACCACCTAT GCCGATTACTCCAATACTTAGTGTCGCCTCTGTAATAAATGGTCCATCGGACGTACTTGATATGCCAGTAGACCCTAATGAACCAACCTACTGTTTATGTCACCAAGTTTCCTACGGTGAAATGATTGGCTGTGATAATCCAGAT TGTCCAATAGAATGGTTTCACTTTGCTTGTGTCGGTCTGGCGACCAAACCAAAAGGAAAATG